The DNA segment GGGGGGCGTAATTCAATCTCTTCTCTGGAAAGGTGCTTGTAGTAGTCTGTAACATGATTCTTTATCATCTCGGGTTCCTATAGACAAACACCATTACTGTCGCGCAAGCCATCAATTTTATTGTGCCTTCTTTGAACGAGGGTTGAGGCGTGGAAGAATGTGGTGTTCTTATCGCTGAATTTGAGCCAGTTGACTCTGGATTTTGAAAACCATAGGGTTTCTTCCTGAAGGAGGATGCTATTTAGGTTGAACTGGATACGTCTTTCAAGTCGAAGCATACCACGAGTACACTGAGTAGCCAGGCACCTCTGCATTCCCTCCAATCTTTTGAGAAGACATTTTTTACGGTACTGTATGTTACCAAAAACCAAGTTGTTCCACTGCCGAAGCTCAGGAGTGACCTCTCGAATTGCCTCTAAGATGTTCCTTGATCCTTGCCAGGCTGTGTTGAAAAACGAAGAAAAGGAGGTGTGTTACAACCAAGCCGTTTCAAAGCGGAAGGTTCATCCCCCAAGAGGTTGTCGCGTGAGGTGGAGTTCAAAGAAAATTGGTGTGTGATCGGGTCAATTACGTGGGAGATGCCTTATGCTTGCTTCCGAGAACAGAGCTCAAAATTGAATATTGCAAAGTGCACGGTCCAATCTGCAGGCAATTCGGGTTTTGTGCGTCAACCCTCTATACCATGTGAAAGCAGGTCTAGAGAATCCCAAGTCTATGAGTGCCATGTCGTTGATCCATTGGGAGAACATGGAGAAGTGGTCAATGACTCCTTGAACACCTCCCTGTTTTTCAGTAGCATTTTTTATGCAGTTGAAATCTCCCAAGATGACCTATGGGGATGAAATCTGAGATTGTAGAGTAAAGAGAGCAGATATAAAGTCACGTTTACAAGACATTTGGGGTCTAACATAAACAAAAGTGGCCAGAAATGGAGGTTTCCTAGGAGAGTCCCCCACAAAGTCAATATGCGTGTGTAAGAACTGACTATTTCGATCAATAACCGAGATTGTGACTGTAGAAGCATTCCAAAACAACCATATACCACCCCGGAAACCCTCTGTGTCCACGAGAAGAGCATCCAAGAAATGAAGCTTTCGACGGAGATCATCGACCCTGTGAGAGGGAAGTCGAGTTTATAGACAAAAAGCAAGTGACGGAGAACCCGGTGAAATTCATTACCACCGGCTCCAAAGCAGTTCCAAGATAAAATCATGAGTAAGACGAACAAAATCAACAAACAAAGGAAGCTTTTCTGACGGGGGATCCCTGAGGTTCCTTGCTCCATCATTACTATATTCATATCCTGAGGACCTAGGGGAATGCGAGAGGCTGTGCCTTATCGGTTGCGCTTGTGTCTGTTAGGGGTCGAGACAGTATTCACAAGGTTCTCTTTGTCTTTATAGGGGCGATCAAAAATAGGATTGCTTTTCGAGTTGCTGTTTACTAAGACACCGAAAGGGTTTCTTGATACGGAGAAGAGCAAGCTAGGGGGAGCGGGGCTGTTTTCATGTGTTGGCGGCTTGGTTCCTGATGTGGAAGCCATGAATGCAAAACCTTGTTGATTGCCATCCTGGACCGTGCGGGTTCCTAACATTCCAATCAAAACATGAGGTAAAAAGTAGGTAAATAAACACACTGTTAATTAGCATAATGCAGTAAACGTTCTTTAGGTATTCGTATTCTTctaggttttttattttatttttattttctatgtttTGGGAAAGAAAAGTCTTAGATGTCTAAAGGCTAGTTAATCATAGTTGAATTTGAATATTCACCATTTAATCGAATGTCAATTAGGTATTGAAAATCTACGAAATGAGTAGAACTCAGGATTAACATTCCAATGCATATGACTAGGCTAGATTTGGATCCGCAAACGAGTAAGTTATGATCTAGGAAAGTTCGAGATGGAATAAAGTTTTTATCAATACATTGATCAATTTTAGGGTTTAGCCCCACCTCATAGTCGTAGAGCGTCTCGTAATGGTTACAACAAGACTAATCGTGCTTGAATCAGACTTCCGATTTTAGAGTTACTCCCCGCTGAAGCTCATGGGCTTCGAAAAGCCTATTCCGAACGCTATTTGGCCCTCGGGACCACGTATACGCGATCTCGGTTCTATATAGGATGGCATATATGTGGTCTTGATTCTCTACGAGATGATGTATATGTCGTCCTATAAGGTTAGTCCTTGGACCAATCGAGACCACATATATGCGATCTTATAGTCTCGAGCATAGGATGCGATTATGACGGTGTATATGATGTCCGATGGGAGCGCATCCACTGCCCAATCGGGACTTTGTATTCGATTGGTTGCGTGACGCGTATATGTGATCACATGTCCTCGAGCGACTGCGTATACGTAGTCCTGCTCGAGCCAACAAGTCAAATGTACCCGATTTTCCGAATTCGCATGTGTTTTGTAATGAATCTTTGTAACTTTTATGGACCTACTCTAGGCGGGGACTCCAATACTCATGATTGACACTGCCGAGCTTATTGAATGTTCTAATTGAGCCATAGCTCAAACAGTGTAGTAGATGTCATGGCGAGGATCAATCCTCGAGTGAAAACCGGTCTGAGAGGCCCTGTTGACAGCTGATTAACAATATAAGTAATGTTAGGATGCATAGTTGCTAATCATATATATTAATCTGCATATTACTTATTTATAAGCTGTAAAAAGTGTGAAAGTATGTTCTTTCACTAGACTGGACTGTGGGACAGTTTCCGCCATTTGTGAGTTTCTTAGAATCGAATGAGtctaaaaaaatgaattggGCCTTTATTTAAACTTGGtttgaaataaatatataatatatttttacaccatataaaattatgaataaaattaaatataaaaactttGTGTAAAATGGTAGTAATAATTTAATGTCTAAGTCTATAAGAAATAGGttagactatgcttactttgttttttacaaagaaAATTGTTAAAACACTAATATactagaataataataaaattaaaagaaaaatggaGTGTCAACATAATAAGGGGAAAAAATAGCAACcggaaactttttttttatatatatatatataaacaatagaAATATAGTGCTACATACTTTGAGGGTGTTTGAGTGCTCATTTTCGTGCTCCTGTTTATCTTTTCAGTtcgaaatggagagttttagctgtttggttagtgacattcATGTTTACTTTTTATACTTGAAAAACAGtattagatgtttggttagtgatctcttgtttgctttttatACTTGAAAAAcagtcttttacaaaagcagagaatatgtgctttttgaaaaagtaGATTTtttaacagcaaacagtaacaacaagcagcagcagcaacaacaaacaataaacaataggtaaaacaaacagacCCTTTGTATAGAAAAAGAGAATCACATTTgctgaaaataaaaaagtaaaacaattaaTAGACAATCgtcattaatttttattttttctatttatttggcGATATGCGCAATAACAAAATAGATCAATATCTATTTATAAGTTAAAAATTTCTATCCAAGTTTTTCTATCCAAATTGTAAAGTAAGAGTCTTAAATTGACTTTTAATCATATTCCTCAAAATTTAACTTCAGAAATCAAGAATATCTTGTACTAATTTTGCTTTTCATTATACTCCTCCTTTCTATTATCAATTTAAAataagggataattactaatctagcccAATGAAGAACCccactttacatatctaacccaccttcctttcattttaccaaattagacaaataaacccattttggacaaaactacccttattCTCATATAACAACCATCTCCTCTTTCCCTTTCATTTACTTTCACATTCTCACAGAAAAATTTATCAACTCAACCCAAGATCTAAAGATATCCATACCCCATTCAAGTTCATGTAAGTATCATTCCCTCATTTTTCATACATATTACTAGAAATACACAGTTGGTTTTCGAATACATTTGTTTGAATCTTGACATTTTCCGATTCCGCCATTGTCTCCCGATCTGTCGCATTCGGTGGTCAAATGCGACACAGATAATAAAATGCGACAAGGACTAAtatatagcttgtcgcattcaTATCCATGTCGCATTTGCGGTCGCATTTGGCAGTCGCATTTTggtatagcttgtcgcatttgagtcgCATTTTGGTGTATCATGTCACATTTGAGCTTCATTTACATATGAATTGgctttattatgttttgatcacgtgtccattttactaaatgtagaagtatgtcaaccaaagagaggtgtacgtgtttttttttatcttggaaCGGACAGTGGACTACAGAAGGAAAAGTGATGACATACGTGGGTGGTAAAGCGAAGTTGTTGGTTTTGCcaatagatattgacttgcaaaagTTGAAAGAGAAAGTTTATGGTGCACTCCGCGTTGACTCAACCTCGTATGATCTCCAAATGTCAATGCAGGCGACATATGGTCCAAATAAACTGCGTGGTGGGATAGCAGATATTGATGACGATGGAGATGTCATGGGATTCATAGAGTACTGCCGAATGAATCCGACCGATTTGATTCCATTGTATGCTACTCTAAACATGCGAACAATACAAGCTTCAACATTGCGACCTAACAAGGATGGACATATTGGTCAAAGCAAACCAACGGAAGTAGTAAGTAATGATCCCACCATCGAACTGGATGCTCCTATACATGGTAAGGATGACAACGAGTGTGGAAATGGCATCGATGATTATATGAATAATGATAATCACGATCATTATGATGAGCATTATGATAATGATTATTGTTACGATAATGGTGATAATGTGGAGAATGAAGATACCACTCAGAATGAAATTCCTGTTAAAAGTGTTCACGAAACAGTTAAGCAATCTAAATGCGTCCAACGTATCCCATATGAGGATGGCGATGAAGATAGAATGAAAAGGATGACTGATCCATTTCGATGGTGTCCAAAGCCATGCGATGCGCCCGTGAATATGATTGCACCTAAACAATCAAACAGAGGTACTGCTTTGAGGGTCaatgatatattttcaaacaaagttGAATTGCAAGATTCACTTGGAAAATATGCAATTAAAAATAAGTTTGAATGGAAGGTTTACAAATCAAACAAGTCTTTGTTTGAGGTGAAATGTAAGGATGTGGGCAAATGCAATTGGAGGGCTAGAGGGATCGTCATTCCAGGTTCCAATTTGTTCAAGCTTTCAAGAATAGATGGTATGGACATGCATGCTTGTGGGAGAGATCAGATATGTCCGCACCAtaggcaagcggggaaacgTGTTGCAGGGATACTACTCCGAAGCAGGTTTGATTTGGAAAATCGGGTGCATCGACCAAAGGATATTGTTTTTGATTTTGAACGAGATTTTTCCGTCAATCTTTCTtatatgcaagcttggagagcaagacACTGGGCATTGGAAGCACAAAGTGGTTCCCCGGAGGAATCGTTCATGTTGTTGCCGGACTACTGTGAGATGTTGAAAAGTACAAATCCGGGTACCGTGACACATATCGAGACAGATGATGATgatcaatttagatttttctttaTGGCTATGGGTGCATCATTGAGAGGTTTTAAACTACATATTCGACCTGTCATTGCCGTTGATGGAACgtttctaaaaggtaaatatcccGGCATATTATACATTGCAGTTGGTGTTGATGCGaacaaaatgatctttcctgtgGGTGAAGATGTAATTCGCACAAGGTGTAGCAGATGCGGAAGCATCGGTCATAATCGTTTGAATTGTCCATCCATGCTTCCAAACACTAGTCGGCTTCCTAGTGTAATCTCAAGTTCAGCAAGTTGTTCTAACACTACTACCTCGAAGCATTTATGATCATTTGTCTTTATCATGTGCTTGTATGATTCTATTGGGgacaaacaaatttatattgtATAATACTTTATCTTGTTATCTTGTACAAATTGTGAATACTTCacgtcgcatttgagcgcattccactCAAATGCAACAGGGTTTATAAGAATCCTAGTCGCATTTGTgcgttgaatgcgctcaaatgcgactcaggaaattcattgtgaatacttcgcgtcgcatttgagcgcattccattcAAATGCGACAGGGTTTAGAAGAATCCTAGTCGCATTTGTgtgttgaatgcgctcaaatgcgactcaggaaattcattgtgaatacttgacgtcgcatttgagcgcattccttTCAAATGCGACAGGGTTTATAACAAATTGtgcataaatattacatatataACAACATCATGAATCAGAGTACAATATCATTTGAAGTCTAACAAACGTCCATGAAACAACTCAACCGTAAGTCGTAAACGAAAGAAAGCGCCATCCGTAGAATTGTATGGATATACATAAGAGTCGTCATGCGGGAGATCATGTAATCCACTTAAGAATTGTGCGTTTATGCAAGTCCAAACGCCACAGTCATTTGAGCCGGACATTTGTTGTGGCACCCCTGTAACTCTGCTCCAAGTGATCATCCGTCGCACATTTTCCCGTCCATCTACGAAATAGCCACTCAATTCCATTACTCTAACAATGACTTGCAAGGGTGTTTGGAGAACCGCATCCAAAGGTTGCTCCGACATGTTTGATACAAGactgtcatatatatataagtgcaTATTCCCCAACTCAAACACTCCTAGGATCCAGTGCTCTTGCTTGTAATTTATCGGAATAAACACTCTCTTCACTGTGTGCCAAGGGCGTACAAAATTATCTGCATCACCTTTTACTCTTCGTACGAAATAGTCTTCACTATCCCACCCCGGTTCATCGAACCCCTTCACAAACATGGCTTGGCACATACATCCAACAAAGTCAGTATCAACAGTGGTCCATTCTGCAGCCACATCAGTTTGTACTGACTGTCGTCTAAGTAAATACAGCCAACCATTGATATGCTACAATAAGATTATGCAAACATTTAATACAGTAAAAGTCACATACTTACAAATGAATATGATATAAGATTAAGGTTACCTCATTCCAGATATACGTCCCCACATCCCGAAGTGTATTGAAAATTTTTGCATCCAAACTGtatatttctaaacctttcaaaCGTATTCCCTGAGTTGATTCAGGCCCGTTGATCCACGATTCCAGCTCTTCTATCAAACATGCATCTATTCGGTGGCGCTGATCATCAACATTACAAATGACTGGTCTTTCCTCAAATCCGGACTTGATATGGCCACCATATAATGCTACTGGATCGGTGTACTTTAATGGATCGGTCCACGGCGAATTCAAATACTTGCTAACCTTAGCAACCCGTTTACCTTTTCCACGTACTACTTTTGTTCCACGTCCTGCTCCTTTTCCACGTCCTGCTCCTTTACCTCTAACTGTGCCTCCACCTCGGGTTGGAACTATACCTCCTCGAGTATTTTCCTTAACTTCATCTTTTCCGGTCCCTCGACCTTTATCTTCTTTTGGATCAACCACCTACAAAAACATGGTAATGAATAATTCATACGTGAAAGCTGTAATTCAAcatcttgtcgcattggagATGAATGCGCTCTAATGCGACAAGCCATAGTGCAAcatcttgtcgcattggagATGAATGCGCTCTAATGCGACAAGCCATAGTGCAAcatcttgtcgcattggagATGAATGTGCTCTAATGCGACAAGCCATAGTGCAAcatcttgtcgcattggagATGAATGTGCTCTAATGCGACAAGCCATAGTGCAAcatcttgtcgcattggagATGAATGCGCTCTAATGCGACAAGCCATAGTGCAAAATCTTGTCGCATTAGAGCGCATTCCACTACAGAATGCGACACAGAGATACGATATGTATAAATTCAACCAACTTATACCTCTTGCTGCAACTTTGGTGTCACTTCCTCAGGCACAGAATCATCAAGATGGACAATCTCATCTAATTGCGCAACTTCCTCCTGCACAGAATCGTCTGGTACCACAATAACATTCTGAACCTCCTCATCTTGAACCATATCTGCCTCTTGttcctttccatctttcatCGGCTCCTCTTGAACCATACCTGCCTCTTGttcctttccatctttcatCCGCCCCTCTTCGACCACTGGCTCCTCCCGAATTTTACTGGCCCCAGCCTCCTCATTCTCCACATTAGCATTGGGTCGACCCATcgcctttaattcttttatatctCCCTCAATCAATGATACCCGTTCATCTAGGTTGTCTAACCTACTGTCGACCTTACTAAATTGTCCCTTGCACCACGTATGATGCCTCTCAAGCACATCCGTTAGAACTTTTTGAAGTTGTTTTATCTCGGTCGTTTGTGACCGTGATGCAATGATATATCTATCAACTTCATCCCCTTCCTCACCACCCTCTTCATCATCACCTCCATCACCTCCATCATCACCCTCCTCTTCATCACCTTCCTCCTCATCACCTTCCTCCTCATCACTTTCCTCCTCCCCATCACCTTCCTCTTCCTCAGCTTCAACCTTCTCCTTACCTTTCATTATTGGGGCAAATATAGCATTTATATCAACTTCCCGTCCTTCAACATGGTCCACCAAATACGTGTACCAATCGAACTCTTTCTCTCTATCCTCAACCACAAGACACGCGTCTGGAGGATCAGCAACCttacattgaaaaaaaaatagcaatgtATTGGTAAACAAATACAAAGTAAAGAGAAACACACGAATCTCATTCCACTTACAGAAAACGTTTCTTTGATTGCTTTGTTTGAGGGGACTATTCTCTGGGACCATCTAAACAAGCGTGGAAGTGGGCTGCCACTTCTCATTGTGTAATATGCATGAGTCACATTCCACAACTCAATAATCCAAGTCTGCAAATAAGAGGTATCCATTGATAAGAATTATAACATTGTCGCATTCCATttgaatgcgctcgaatgcgacaTGGTTATAACCTAATCATGTCGCATTCCAATTtcaatgcgctcgaatgcgacacGGTTTATAACCTAATCATGTCGCATTCCATTTTCAATGCGCTCGACTGCGACACGGTTATAACTCAAtcatgtcgcatttgagcgcattccattATAAATGCGACACAGATGGAAATTGGGCGCATTCAAACACTAAACATATATAGACAAATCATACACAAATTATACACAAATCATACCTGGAATACGTGTGCAAATCCAATAAGTTGATATGGCACACGTTTCCTATTTCCCGCTGCATTTGCCTCTAATTGCTTCAGTCTTTTGCTAATGGCCCAGTCCAAGAACCTATACGTCTCCTCCCAAGCCAACGTCCCCCATGGAAACTCATTAAACAGGCTTGGATAATCTGCAAGATCCAAAACCCAATCCTTTGCATGCCTCTCGTTAGCATTATCCAATACATTGCCATGCACAAAGTACAACATGGCAATCATCACAGCATCTTGGTTAAATCGGTCGATcgcatccttcttcttccattgtaCACTTTTCAAAACTTCAAAGAAGTGAATTGTCGTTATTGTCTCGTATTTCTTGAAGTACTTATTTCGCAACCTATGCGGCATCTCTAATTCATACATTCTTTCCATGAATTCCCCAATGTTTACCCCAAACCTTAAACCACTTATCAGGCCAAACTCCCAATCTCCAAACCGCATATCAACTCCCCTCACCCTGAACCACATCTCCCTgtgtttactttctttatgtttAATCTCCCGTGATAGGACATGATGCACTATTCCAGCAGAGAAACTAGCAACTTTCATATCCAAATATTGACCAAAACATGTTTTCCTATACATTTCTAGCTGCTTTTCACTCAAATACTTCTTTATCATGACCCCAGAATCCATATTAAACCTGACTGTTACTTGAGCATCCGAATTAACCGCCTTGGGATATTTGAAAATGGAACTatgttttctctttttagattCACTGGGATCATGCTTTAACAATTTTAAACATACACACATTAAATTCTCTAACAAAACTGACATATTCTATGTATAAGGCTTACAATCATGTCGCATTCGTctgtgaatgcgctcaaatgcgacaatgttTCATGGTGTAtaatgtcgcatttgagcgcatttaggtaaTAAATGCGACAGTTTAATGGAATGGCTCGTCGCATGTGtcgcatttaggtaacaaatgcgacaCTATGTTCGCCTATTataccttgtcgcatttgagcgcatttaggtaacaaatgcgacCATATCTACATACAGTTAACATACGagcgcattcgagcgcatttaatccattaatggcggtaacagggaagaagatgatgcaTGCTTACCTTATGCTTTGTCCGTCCTTCCTCTTCGCTTGCCGCCGCCGCCGTCGCCGTCGCCTTCCGTTTTCTTGCCATCACAGTCGCGCTTCGCAGGGAAGAAAGAAACCAGAGATGAAAATGTCGAGGTaggagaaaatgaaaatgaaaatgtagaGAAGAACAACCCGGATTATATATAGTGATGAGTTCAAAACGTAAAATGCAGTTGAAACGAActgaaaatgaagaagatgaaccacaaTGAAGTTGAATGGGAAAGGTCAGGTGAGGAAGTGGAAGTGGAAGGAGCGGGAGGTAGGATATGAACCTTCAAACTAAaataagggtagttttgtccaaaatgggtttatttgtctaatttggtaaaatgaaaggaaggtgggttagatatgtaaagtggGGTTCTTCATTgggttagattagtaattatcccttaaaataaaatagccaaaaagaattatattattaaGGCAACCTAATTAATCAAATATTAATGAAACCCACCCAACCAATTGTGTCAAATTATAATCAATAACGTAGATCCATCAAATTTCTAATCCCACTCTTTGTTCAATCTTTATCCATCTCCATGAGATGAGACTCACACTCACTCCTCCTAACCTTAGAGACCTAATTGGAATTGTGAAAGACAAAGCTTCTCAAAGCAAAGCAGCCATTGTTTCTAAACCCAAAACCTTATCTCTTCACTTATCTCTCCTTCGATCCACAACCCATCACCCCTTTTCTCCTCCTCACCCCAAGTTCATCACCACTTTCCTCTCTTATGGCCACAGCTCACGCGCCACCGCTTCCGCCGCCATCCATGCTCTTATGGACCGCCTCCACTCTACCCACAACTCCTCCGTCGCTATCAAGTGCCTTGTTATCGTCCATCATATCATCAAGCACGGCACTTTCATCCTCCAAGATCAGCTTTCCGTCTACCCTTCCACCGGCGGCAGAAACTACCTTAAATTATCTAGTTTTAAAGATAACAAAACTCCCATAACTTGGGAGCTCTCTTCATGGGTTAGATGGTAAGTTTTTGTTTGTTCAGTTAAAGTTAAATTGatagtaaaaataaaatctttatttttccCCAATTGTTTCTGGGAAATTGCAGGTATGCTCGATATCTGGAACAACTGATATCGACTTCGAGGGTTCTGGGATTTTTTCTTTGCTCAAGATCAAACACAGCAGAGaaaggggaagaagaagaagaagacaaagTTTCAGCATTAACAAACTCGGATCTAATGAAGGAGATTGATTCTTTATCCAAATTGATGGAAGATATCTGCAAAAGACCTGAAATTTTGCATATGCAAGGAAATGAATTGCTGAAGCAGATCATTTTTTTAGTGGGGGAGGATTATTTATCATCCACAAACGAAATCGCTACACGAGTGGGCGAGTTCAGGCAGAGACTGAGTTGCTTGAGCTTTAGTGACTCGGTTGAGTTGGTTTGTGTATTGAAAAGGCTAGAAGATTGCAAAGAGAGGCTTTTAGCTTTAACCACAGGAAAAAAAGAGTTGATTGAAGGTGTGTGGAAGTTGATTAGTGAAATGAAGAATAAGATTAGGGTTTACAGTGGAGAAGGAAAAGTAATGGGCGGAAGAGATGGAGGAAGTGAGTCGGCTCGGTTTGGGGACCGAGTTACTAGTTATGGTAACTCAGTTAGGTTTTCTTCTGCAAGATTTGGGTCGAATGCGTTTGCATTGCCAATTGGGCTTTAGTTGAAATCCTGCAGCAGATAAGTCGGTTTGATTAATGTATTATTTTGACTTTCCAGGACTAATACATTtctcaattttataaatttgtctatatgtatatttattggATATATCAATCTATTATACTCTATAACATTGAACTAGGAAAGTTTTCCAGACAGATCAACATCAGCATGCGTCAAACTAAAATGAAACGATTAGTTGCTGAAAAACTAAATAGAAAAGATTAATATATTACTAAGGTGAAACATTTTTCTTTCTGTTGATTATTCTctcttaaaattaattatatactaGATTAACCGTTTACTTACCAACCAATCTCATCATCTTCATCCCCTGTCTCCGTTGTGGTTCTTCCCTTCATAACTTTTAGAATCCCTCAGcggtttctcctcttctttctctctttgtattctAAAACTATTTGAACGATAACAGACATGTGAAATAGAATGAAAGTGTGTGAAAGACATCAGATAATGAACAAACTGAAGATGTATTCCGTTAGTAGAAATTGATACTCTGGTTATCTGAGATGTCAACAGTCGAAGTTTCAACGAACCTctctgatgctaaagtcagttAATATTTGAGGAAATATTAGACAAACTTTAGAGCAATGAACTAAGAAAATGAGTTACGAAGTTAATGAACTAAGAAAATGAGTTACGAAGTTATGTACCTGTAAGCCAGTCTAGTCCATTTATCATCCCACCAAGCAAGTGCAGGGCCTCGTTTGCGTCGAGTTGTCGAGAGCAGAGTCGTTCTGTTAGCGACAATAACCTTTTTGGGGACAAGCAAATAAGGGTTGACATGCTAGTTTTATTGTTGATCCTCAAGTTATTTATAGGTAAAATAGTGTGTATCTAGACATGTGGCGATGTTTAATTGGTTTGCAGACCCTACATTTCCATTCCACAGTAAATATGAACTTGGGGAGCGTGCCTTTAGAATCTAGGGTGATCATTGGTCTACGTGTCATTCTAGGCAAACTCCCGAAGCGACCTCTTTTGATACCTTGTGGCCGAATGTGAATCCAGTCGAAGGGAAGTATGTTTTTGGGCCTTATTGATTATGGGCCCTAAATGTTAGCTTCGGAATGCGGCTAAAGCCTATTTACAACCCATTCATCTAAGGTCCACTCAAATAATGTTGTATCAGTTATTAACATGTGTTAAATGAAGAAAATGAGTGGGAAAGATCAGTTAGTTTGTTATTGAGTTAGTTAGAAAATGATGATGCGTAATCTTGTATAAAGA comes from the Euphorbia lathyris chromosome 5, ddEupLath1.1, whole genome shotgun sequence genome and includes:
- the LOC136231087 gene encoding putative clathrin assembly protein At4g40080, with the protein product MRLTLTPPNLRDLIGIVKDKASQSKAAIVSKPKTLSLHLSLLRSTTHHPFSPPHPKFITTFLSYGHSSRATASAAIHALMDRLHSTHNSSVAIKCLVIVHHIIKHGTFILQDQLSVYPSTGGRNYLKLSSFKDNKTPITWELSSWVRWYARYLEQLISTSRVLGFFLCSRSNTAEKGEEEEEDKVSALTNSDLMKEIDSLSKLMEDICKRPEILHMQGNELLKQIIFLVGEDYLSSTNEIATRVGEFRQRLSCLSFSDSVELVCVLKRLEDCKERLLALTTGKKELIEGVWKLISEMKNKIRVYSGEGKVMGGRDGGSESARFGDRVTSYGNSVRFSSARFGSNAFALPIGL